From a region of the Calonectris borealis chromosome 2, bCalBor7.hap1.2, whole genome shotgun sequence genome:
- the LOC142078245 gene encoding uncharacterized protein LOC142078245: protein MAETVGVMPRDEEEIQNNSDDEDPFPKRGAVTASPGCSPSPLLASLNEDKGSSAVPERLSVLSSKAVAQAKALAGPEMASGSQPQRTASGLAEHHPTAVDTSLRGSSYPVAVGNLQPVDIASLCSESPCCDGDPSSEVPQVPRVPGGAGEPPQAVTALPGSDPGDCHTPQAPWSLGQVIWTKTAKVVETLENKKKEEKEKYRLQLAMYRRLLLLRSIRSLHKQLEQQQARLQECYGMVINTKKEVLKHICSTSPSPSP, encoded by the coding sequence ATGGCTGAGACAGTAGGTGTAATGCCAAGAGATGAAGAAGAGATCCAAAATAACAGTGATGATGAAGACCCGTTTCCAAAGCGTGGTGCTGTAACGGCATCCCCCGGTTGCTCTCCCAGCCCTTTGTTAGCCAGCCTTAATGAAGACAAGGGAAGCTCAGCAGTGCCAGAAAGACTATCCGTCCTCTCCAGCAAGGCCGTGGCCCAGGCAAAAGCCCTTGCTGGCCCAGAGATGGCTAGCGGTAGCCAGCCACAGAGGACAGCCTCTGGGTTGGCTGAGCATCATCCGACAGCTGTAGATACATCGTTACGTGGCTCATCGTACCCTGTGGCGGTCGGTAACCTGCAGCCTGTGGACATTGCCTCCCTGTGCTCCGAAAGCCCCTGCTGCGATGGTGACCCGAGCTCAGAGGTGCCACAGGTCCCGAGGGTGCCCGGCGGGGCTGGCGAGCCCCCGCAGGCTGTCACTGCCCTGCCCGGGAGCGACCCTGGGGACTGCCACACACCGCAGGCTCCTTGGAGTCTGGGCCAGGTGATTTGGACGAAGACTGCAAAAGTAGTGGAAAccttagaaaataagaaaaaggaggaaaaggagaagtaCCGGCTCCAGCTAGCTATGTACCGACGGCTTCTGCTGTTGCGCTCAATCAGGAGCTTGCAtaagcagctggagcagcagcaggccaGATTGCAGGAATGCTACGGCATGGTAATAAATACCAAGAAAGAAGTGTTGAAACACATTTGCTCAACCTCGCCCTCACCTTCGCCATAA